The Microtus pennsylvanicus isolate mMicPen1 chromosome 5, mMicPen1.hap1, whole genome shotgun sequence DNA segment CCAGCAAGTCCCACGGAGGCCATGAAAAACCTAAGCTGTTACAACCCAACTTCCTTCATCCTTGTTGGGATACCCGGGTTGGAAAAGTTCCACATCTGGATCGGGATTCCCTTCTGTGTCATCTATGCTGTGGCCATTGTAGGCAACTGCATCCTCCTCTACCTGATTGCCGTGGAGCAGAGTCTCCATGAGCCCATGTTTATACTCCTGTCCATGCTGGCCAGCACAGACCTCATCTTGTCCACTACCACAGTACCCAAACTGCTGGGGAACCTCTGGTTTGGCTCCCAAGAGATTACCTTCTCTGGTTGTCTCACTCAGATGTTTTTTCTGCACTTCAGCTTTGTAGTAGACTCGGTTACCCTGTTAGCCATGGCATTTGATCGCTATGTGGCTATCTGCTCGCCCTTGAGGTACAACACCATCCTGACTCGACAGGTCATTGTCAAGATCATGGTGAGCATCATTGTGAGGAGCTTCTTGGTCATCCTGCCAGCTGTTTTTCTGCTGAAGCGGTTGCCATATTGCAAGACACTTGTTATCCCTCACACATATTGTGAGCATATAGGGGTAGCCAGGCTTTCCTCTGCAGACATCTCTATCAACATCTGGTATGGGTTTTCAGTTCTCCTCATGATTGTCGTCTCCGATGTCATCCTGATTGCTGTATCCTACATCTTCATCCTCAGGGCAGTTTTCCTGCTCTCCTCCCAGGGTGCCCGCCAAAAGGCCCTGAGCACATGCGGGTCCCATGTCTGTGTCATCCTCATGTTCTACACACCTGCCTTCTTCTCCATCCTTGCTCACCGTTTTGGGCACAGTGTCCCTCGTAACGTTCTCATCTTATTTGCCAACCTCTATGTGGCCATCCCTCCTGCTCTAAATCCAGTTGTTTATGGAGTGAAGACCAAGAAGATCAAGGACaaattccttcttcttttctctcggAAAGACACAATGAGGGGGCTCTGAAAACTAAAGTTGGCAACATTGGTCTGGTGAAGCTTTTATCTCCTATTTATTTGAAATGTGATTGATCATTCTATCCATGTACACAGAACAGGTGGAGAGGAAAGAGACTTACCAGCCCTGTGGAAAAATTAAGGCCTCTTTTGTTTTAGCTCATACACTTTGGTGGATGTAGTTGATGATCTCTGAATTAATTGAGCAACACCACAATTGACGTTTGCATTTCTTACTGGTAGATATTTTAAGGATTTGCATTTCCTATCACCCTTGAGTTTCATAGCTTCTGAACGAGGGCAGTATACTGTGCTTTTCCTTGTTAAGTACTTAGCAATTCTAATCCTTtcttgtataattaataaatttttcttctttatgtttcctttgcttattaaaagaaatgaatggaaaagaaaggCATCTCACTTTAATTCCATTTTTCCCTGCCTTTGTTGGATTAAATAGAGTTGTTTCTCTTTTGCCACGTTAGCATGGCAACTGTCGTTCTTCTGAGCGAGGGACGTCAGGATTAACACACAACACAACTTCAGGTTGAGCAGACAAGCcttttattccactttctcacaaGTATATATAACCCTCAGCAGGGAAGGCCAAATCAGCAATAGGAGGAGGCTCATCACCATAACTCAATGGCTTAGGGGTAAACATCcttagaaacattgctgaaaacaacagattgttcctgtttttgttcctgttttcaatCAACCTcaagagtgcaaaacagatcaagtggggGTGCGAAGGCTTGTCCTCTAGGGACCCAACAATTCTcccctttatatttttaaaacatgagagCCCGTCTTATGATTCCCCCAGATAGAGATTCTTACCAGTCTTTGGGAGGCCTTAATCCCTGTCTTAGGTGAGCTCTCTATACCAAGACAGTTGCCCATCATAGGGATCCCTCATAACTTCTGCAGCATCTGCAGCCAGACCTGAGGCACTTCTTTATTATTGGAAGACAACCCGAGCAACACTTGTAAAGTGACAGTGTGCTGCGTGGGATTGCTGCATAGAGCGGCAGAGAATCCAAAAACAGATAACACCAATAGCAGTATCAGTACAAGTGAGAGTATTCCAGACAATTTCTGGACCCAACCCCCAAGCTGGGCCATAGCATTCTACTGACTGGATCCAGACACAGCAGGGACCCATGTGCTATTAATACTAACAATATGATAAGCTGTCTACAGGGtgaaattaaaaaaggaagaattccAAGGGCCATCCAAATATGCATTCAACTGTTTAACCACATCAGAAGCATTTATAACATTAGCAGGTGTAACGTACAAGACACTTGTTGCAGGAGTCAAAGTGAATCTACCTGTTCTTGCATAAGCACAGTTtgttgatttaaatttaaaagtccaaGTGCAATATTAGAGTTCAGAGCACTCCGTGTCTGTAGGGATTTACTAACCCTTCTAGACAGCTGATCCATAGTCTCTGTAGTCACAGCTGTCTGCGAAATGGCAACTTCAACAACTGTAGCCACAGTGGCAGTGACAGCAATAGCAGCAACAATTGCAGCTGTTCGCCCGATATCGATAAAGGATGGTCTCCTgatgttctttttcctttttttttattgagaaaaggagaaaaaaaaaaacaagtttccacctcctcccagcctcccatttccctctccctcctcccacccttctccccctcctcccacccttctccccctccccccactcctttccccctccctctaaagtccaaagagcagtcagggttttctgccctgtggtaagtcctaggtcctcccccctctgtccatatctaggaaggtgaacatccaaactggcgaagctcccaccaagccagcacattatgtaggatcaaaaccccgtgccattgtccttggcttctcatcagccttcattgttcgccatgttcagagagtccggttttatcccatgctttttcagtcacagtccagctggccttggtgagctcccaatacatcagctccattgtctcagtgggtgggtgcacccctcgtagccccgacttctttgctcatgttctccctccttctgctcctcattgggaccttgggagctcagtccagtgctccagtgtgggtctctgtctctatctccatccatcaccagatgaaggttctatggtgatatgcaagatattcgtcagtattgctctaggatagggtcatttcaggttccctatcctcagctgcccaaggaactaactggggacagaaaacactatcctgagtgaggtatcccagacccaaaaagatgaacatgggatgtactcactcataattggtttctagccataaatgagggtcacggagtctacaataggtgaatctaaagaacctaagtaagaaggtgaacccaaggaaaaacatatagttttcctcttggctaagggaagtagacaaaattgccagggagaaaattgggatcttgggggtggggtgggatgggggtaaggggagatggggagagaaaagttagaagggaaggagggggggccttggggaaacaggaggtttgggataaaggaaggttggacaggggagcacggaaccacaattcttagttaagggagccactttagggttggcaagagacctgaccctagaggggctcccaggtgcccaagccgaggtccccagttagtttctccTGATGTTCTTGAGACACCATCACCAGCAGAGGAATCACAGCAGGCACTTGAACGATCAAAGCTCCATCAGAACCATCGCAGCAATTACTCAGATTGCAGATCCTGGAAGAACAGTTAAGAATATTGCCCCCCCCCCTCAAAGTGCCA contains these protein-coding regions:
- the LOC142851287 gene encoding olfactory receptor 52H1-like, producing the protein MKNLSCYNPTSFILVGIPGLEKFHIWIGIPFCVIYAVAIVGNCILLYLIAVEQSLHEPMFILLSMLASTDLILSTTTVPKLLGNLWFGSQEITFSGCLTQMFFLHFSFVVDSVTLLAMAFDRYVAICSPLRYNTILTRQVIVKIMVSIIVRSFLVILPAVFLLKRLPYCKTLVIPHTYCEHIGVARLSSADISINIWYGFSVLLMIVVSDVILIAVSYIFILRAVFLLSSQGARQKALSTCGSHVCVILMFYTPAFFSILAHRFGHSVPRNVLILFANLYVAIPPALNPVVYGVKTKKIKDKFLLLFSRKDTMRGL